Proteins from one Fragaria vesca subsp. vesca linkage group LG6, FraVesHawaii_1.0, whole genome shotgun sequence genomic window:
- the LOC101302280 gene encoding DCC family protein At1g52590, chloroplastic-like encodes MALLLPGGCIRVRPPLSESRPAHVRRKLTTFATVSPTRGESVDWVQATSSFFEDDTRPIMLFDGVCNLCNGGVKFVRDNDRNRRMRFEALQSEAGRKLLQRSGRAPDDISSVVLVEKDRSFIKSEAVVKIMEHIDLPFPQLAFFLQFVPLFIRDFIYDNVANNRYSIFGRSESCEI; translated from the exons ATGGCGCTTCTGCTTCCTGGCGGGTGCATCCGAGTAAGGCCACCACTCAGCGAGTCTCGGCCAGCTCACGTTAGACGGAAGCTCACTACTTTTGCTACTGTATCCCCAACTCGAGGAGAATCAGTTGACTGGGTCCAAGCAACTTCATCCTTCTTTGAAGACGACACAAGACCCATCATGCTATTTGACG GTGTTTGCAACTTGTGTAATGGAGGTGTGAAGTTCGTGCGTGACAACGATCGAAACAG GAGAATGAGGTTTGAAGCTCTCCAGAGTGAAGCAGGGAGGAAACTGCTACAAAGATCGGGGAGAGCTCCTGATGATATATCTAGTGTTGTGCTGGTTGAAAAGGACAG ATCATTCATAAAGTCAGAAGCTGTTGTGAAGATAATGGAACACATAGACCTACCCTTCCCCCAACTAGCATTCTTCTTACAGTTTGTTCCCCT CTTCATACGGGATTTCATATATGACAATGTTGCAAACAATCGTTACAGCATTTTTGGTCGCTCAGAGTCGTGTGAGATATAG
- the LOC101302570 gene encoding signal peptidase complex catalytic subunit SEC11C-like isoform 1, with the protein MGWIGETVDSVKSLQFRQVLTQAVSLGMIVTSALIIWKALMCFTGSESPVVVVLSGSMEPGFRRGDILFLHMSKEPIRAGEIVVFNVDGREIPIVHRVIKVHEQEDTGEVDVLTKGDNNYGDDRLLYAQGQLWLQRHHIMGRAVGFLPYVGWVTIIMTEKPIIKVCFPQTNGLINHAHTKLFLSNWTDPVVSFFQYILIGALGLLVITSKD; encoded by the exons ATGGGTTGGATCGGCGAGACCGTGGACTCCGTCAAATCCCTGCAGTTCCGGCAGGTCCTCACTCAGGCCGTCAGTCTCG GTATGATTGTTACATCTGCACTTATAATATGGAAGGCTTTGATGTGCTTTACCGGCAGTGAATCTCCTGTTGTTGTTGTTTTGTCGGGAAGTATGGAACCGGGCTTCAGGAGG GGGGACATTTTGTTTCTGCACATGAGTAAAGAACCCATTCGTGCAGGAGAAATTGTTGTGTTTAATGTTGAT GGCCGTGAGATTCCAATTGTCCATCGTGTCATTAAG GTTCATGAACAAGAAGATACAGGAGAAGTAGATGTCCTCACAAAAG GAGATAACAATTACGGGGATGACAGACTTCTGTATGCCCAGGGTCAGTTGTGGCTTCAACGGCACCATATTATGGGCAGAGCTGTAGG GTTCTTACCTTATGTTGGCTGGGTAACAATTATCATGACTGAAAAGCCAATTATTAAGGTTTGTTTCCCCCAAACAAATGGTTTAATAAATCATGCACACACTAAATTATTTTTATCTAACTGGACTGATCCTGTTGTGTCTTTTTTCCAGTATATTCTCATTGGCGCTTTGGGGTTGCTTGTTATAACTTCAAAGGATTAA
- the LOC101302570 gene encoding signal peptidase complex catalytic subunit SEC11C-like isoform 2, which produces MGWIGETVDSVKSLQFRQVLTQAVSLGMIVTSALIIWKALMCFTGSESPVVVVLSGSMEPGFRRGDILFLHMSKEPIRAGEIVVFNVDGREIPIVHRVIKVHEQEDTGEVDVLTKGDNNYGDDRLLYAQGQLWLQRHHIMGRAVGFLPYVGWVTIIMTEKPIIKYILIGALGLLVITSKD; this is translated from the exons ATGGGTTGGATCGGCGAGACCGTGGACTCCGTCAAATCCCTGCAGTTCCGGCAGGTCCTCACTCAGGCCGTCAGTCTCG GTATGATTGTTACATCTGCACTTATAATATGGAAGGCTTTGATGTGCTTTACCGGCAGTGAATCTCCTGTTGTTGTTGTTTTGTCGGGAAGTATGGAACCGGGCTTCAGGAGG GGGGACATTTTGTTTCTGCACATGAGTAAAGAACCCATTCGTGCAGGAGAAATTGTTGTGTTTAATGTTGAT GGCCGTGAGATTCCAATTGTCCATCGTGTCATTAAG GTTCATGAACAAGAAGATACAGGAGAAGTAGATGTCCTCACAAAAG GAGATAACAATTACGGGGATGACAGACTTCTGTATGCCCAGGGTCAGTTGTGGCTTCAACGGCACCATATTATGGGCAGAGCTGTAGG GTTCTTACCTTATGTTGGCTGGGTAACAATTATCATGACTGAAAAGCCAATTATTAAG TATATTCTCATTGGCGCTTTGGGGTTGCTTGTTATAACTTCAAAGGATTAA